DNA sequence from the Geobacter sp. AOG2 genome:
TTTAACGCCCGAATCGTCTCCTGGATGATGCCGCTATCCGAATAGGCATCACTTCCCACCGCATCCTTTGTCTCCGGAATCCCAAAGAGTATCACCGCCGGAATACCCAGGGCGTACACCTCGCGGGCCTCCGCCACGATATCCGTGATTGACTGCTGGTAGATGCCCGGCATAGAGGAAATTTCTTTCCGCGGCCCGTTACCGAATGCAGAAAACATGGGATAGATCAAATCATTCACCGACAGCGTCGTCTCGCGGACCATGCGTCGGAATATCTCGTTGCCACGAATCCTGCGCGCCCTGAACTGGGGGAAAAACATGCATACCTCCCTTTCTTCGACAATAGTTATCTAAAAATAATACTGCAACGTTCGGTCATAATGCAAGCAGCACGACCAACCAACCGGTCCGGCACTAAAAAAATTCCCCCGTTATCTTGTTTTTTGACAGTTTAGGGCTATGATTTACACAATAATCTGTAGTCTGATCGGACGTACGTAATGGTCGTGCTTGAGTCAGGGCAGTCTCAGAAGATAGTGATCCAAAAGTGCCAACGAAAGGAGAACCATGTTATGAAGAAATCGCTCGCACTGGTTGTCGCAGGCCTGATGGCGGTACTTGCAACGACAGCTTCGGCAGGCAATAAGGAGGGGACATTCTCCCTTTCGCCCGTGATAGGCGGCTATACCTATGACGGCGTGCAGCATCTCGATACCGCCCCGGTTGTCGGCGCTCGCCTGGGCTACAATTTTACCAAGGCGTTCGGCGTGGAGGGGCTCTTCGACTACGCGCATACCGAGTCGACCCAATCGGAGAACAAATTCGACATGTACCGTTACGGCGGAGAGCTGCTGTATCATTTCTTCCCGGACAATACCCTTGTTCCCTACGTTGCTGCCGGCTATGCCGGTCTTAACTTCAACGACTACAAGCCCAAGGGGGCCTTTGATTACGGTGCCGGTGTGAAATACTTCCTTACCGACAACTTTGCGTTGCGGGGAGATGTACGCCATATCCTCTTCAAATCCGGTGGCAGCGACAGCAAGACCCTCAATAACGTTGAGTACACCATAGGCGCCTACATCCCCTTTGGCGGCACGGCACCGGTCGTAAAGGCGGTTGAGGCTCCGGCGGCTCCTGAACCCGTGGTCGCTCCGGCACCGGCTCCCGAAGAAGCTCCGCTGGAAGAAATCCCGGCGGCTGAGCCCACCCCGGGCCACTACAAGTACTGCGTCACGCTCCATATCGAGTTCGACATCGACAAGACTGCCATCAGGCCGGAATACCACGACGAGGTAGCCAAGGTCGGCGACTTCATGAAAAAATATCCGGCTACCACCGCTGTCATCGAAGGGCACACCGACAATGTCGGTACCCCGGAGCACAACCTCGACCTGTCCCGAAGACGTGCTGAGAACATCGTGAACTACCTGGTTGAAAAATTCGGCATCGAGAGGTCCCGCCTCACGGCCAAGGGATATGGTTCAACCCGTCCGGTCGCCGATAATGCCACCGAGGAGGGAAAACAGAAGAACCGCCGCATCGAGGCCATTATCGACTGTGCCTTCGATGTCAAGGAGGTCCACCCCCCCGAACGGCTCTGCATGTCGCTCCAGATGGAATTCGATACCGGCAAAGCGGATATCAAACCCATGTATCACGATGAGATCGCCAAGGTGGGTGAGTACATGAAGAAGTACCCGACAACGACCGCTGTCATCGAAGGGCATACCGACAACGTGGGTGGCTATGAATACAATATGAAACTTTCCCGGGAGCGTGCCGAGAATGTGGTGAACTACCTGGTAGAGAACTTCGGGATTGACCGCTCCCGCCTTACGGCCAAGGGATACGGCTACACCCGCCGCATTGCCTACAACAATACTGCCGAGGGGCGGCAGAAGAACCGCAGGATTGATGCGGTTATCGACTGCGTTATAAAGAAATAGCAGCATGTAGGTACCCTGTGCGGTGAACCGGCCGTACGGGAACAGGGTGAAAGGGGCGTACTGGCCGCACATGGTACGCCCCTTTTTTTGTCGCGGTCTGGGGGGGCATTCTTGCTGCTGCCCGCCAGCACGTGATACCCTCTTTATATTGTTTGGCAGTTGTAAACTGTTGTTAGGCTTGTGTAACTCGCGACATAGAGGATATAAATTGTCTTTTTAGTTGTATCGCACCAAGGTTAGTGGTAGAAAATAATCACTTACTAATCTGGTATGAAAGGAGAACCATGTTATGAAGAAATCGCTCGCACTGGTTGTCGCAGGCCTGATGGCGGTACTTGCAACGACAGCTTCGGCAGGCAATAAGGAGGGGACATTCTCCCTTTCGCCCGTGATAGGCGGCTATACCTATGACGGCGTGCAGCATCTCGATACCGCCCCTGTTGTCGGGGCTCGCCTGGGCTACAATTTTACCAAGGCGTTCGGCGTGGAGGGGCTCTTCGACTACGCGCATACCGAGTCGACCCAATCGGAGAACAAATTCGACATGTACCGTTACGGCGGAGAGCTGCTGTATCATTTCTTCCCGGACAATACCCTTGTTCCCTACGTTGCTGCCGGCTATGCCGGTCTTAACTTCAACGACTACAAGCCCAAGGGGGCCTTTGATTACGGTGCCGGTGTGAAATACTTCCTTACCGACAACTTTGCGTTGCGGGGAGATGTACGCCATATCCTCTTCAAATCCGGTGGCAGCGACAGCAAGACCCTCAATAACGTTGAGTACACCATAGGCGCCTACATCCCCTTTGGCGGCACGGCACCGGTCGTAAAGGCGGTTGAGGCTCCGGCGGCTCCTGCGCCGGCTCCCGAACCTCCGAAGGCGGCAGAACCCCCGCCGGCCGCTCCAGTCCCGGTCACACCGACGAGCACCCTGACCATTGCACCTGCCAGCATCACCAAAGGGCAGCCTGCGACGCTGAGTTGGACCTCCCGGAACGCCACCGCCTGCGATATCCAGCCCGGCATCGGGCCTGTTCAGGCACAGGGTTCCATGAACATCACGCCCGCCGATAACACCGACTATACCCTGACCTGCACCGGAGAAGGCGGCAGTGCCACGAGCGCCGCCAAGATCGCGGTGATCGCACCGGTGGTAGTGGCACCCAAGCCCGTTGCCAAGCTGTGCAGTCCCACAACGTTGGAGATTCAGTTCGATACGGCCAAGTCCGACATCAAGCCCAAGTACCACGAAGAGCTGAAAAAGGTCGGGGATTTCCTCAACGAAAACCCGGGCGCCAAGGGTGTCATCGAAGGACACACCGATAACGTTGGTTCCCTGAAGATGAATATGAGTCTCTCCCAGCGCCGCGCCGAGAGTGTGAGAAATTATATCATCAAGAACTTCAAGATTGCCCCTGAGCGGATTGGCGCCAAGGGGTACGGTCCCACCAAGCCGGTCGCCGACAACAAGAGTGCCGCCGGCAAGCAGAAAAACCGTCGTATCGACGCAAACTTCACTTGTGACGCCAAGTAATGCTTTAGCGGCTGTCGCATGAACGCACAAACGCCCTTCCGGTACCATCCGGAAGGGCGTTTGTGCGTTTGCGGGCCGCGGAAACGGCGGGACGACTCAGGATGTCGCCACCGGCAATACGCTCCCACCCTCGGGCATGACCAGCGCCCGCCACGACGACTGCAGTAGCGTTTCTGCCTTTACCAGGGCGTCTTCAAGCGAAGGGGCGGGGAGCATGCCCATCTCCTCTACCTGGTGATTGGGAAACCGGGACACCAGGATGATCGAGAAGCGCTGCGCCTTATGGAACAGGGAATAGGCGGTCTGGCCGTTGATCTCGTACTGCGCCCGTAACGCGGCTTCGAACTGGTCCAGGGTGCGGTGGCGGAACCAGTTGAAGAAGGTGGCATGGCCGAAACCGTCACGGCATTCGGCCAGGAGGATCATCACGCCGCTCTCTTTGAGGGCCTGGGATGCATACTCCATGGACTTGTGCGCCTGGATGAGGTTGATGTCCTTGGGAAAACCGCCGCAGGAGACGACGACCAGATCGGCTTTATTCGCGATTGGGCAGGAAAAGAGCTCCCGGTAGGAGCGGCATCCCTGTTCGTGGGCCTCGCGCCACGATCCGGCAAAGGCCGCGATGACGCGCTTTTCCAGGGAGAGGATCGTGTTCAGGAGCAGGTCCGGGGCAACCATGGCACAGGCCTCGACCATGGCTTGGTGCACCGGATTTCCTTCCAGGTTGCCGGTGGTGGCCGAGGGATTCTTGCCGCTGCCCGGTTGGGGATTGAGTACGCTGAAGTGGCTTGCCATGCAGGCCTGGCGGCTGGCGATGCCCGGCAGGACGGCCTTACGCCCCCCGCCGAACCCGGCGAAGTAATGAAAACCGATCACCCCGGTCAGGATGAGCCGGTCGGCCTCGGCGGCCCGTCGGTTGATGCTGACCTCGATGTTTGCGGAGGTCTTCCCCACCGTGACCAGTGAGGCTTGGTCGTCGCAGTCGTGATCGGTGACCTTGATGCGGCCATGGAGCGGTCCCAGAATCTTCTCATGCTCATGGGGCGTCTGTTTGCGGTGGATGCCGAGGGCGATGAGGATCTCGATGTTGCGATCCGGTATGCCGCGGCGGTTGAGCCGCTCCACCAGCAGGGGGAGGTACACCTCGCTGCCGGTGTAGCGGGTGATGTCGGAGGTGACGATGACGACCCGGTCGTCCGGCGCAAAACTCGCCATAACCGATTCACAGCCGTCCAGCGCCGTGGTGATGATCTCTTCGGGGGATTGGTCCGGCAGGGGTAGGGCCGGTTCTATGACGCCGGCCAGGCGTTCCTGCGGGAGCAAAAGCGGAAACGAGGTTGAGCCGTATTTAAGTTCCACGGGAGGTGCCTCCTGTGTTTTTCAACAGCCCGTCAGATCCAGGCGTCCCCGCCGTCGTACTGGTAGTCTCCGCCCTTTGTTTTGGGAGCAACCTTGAACTTGGCTTCCCGAGCGAGGCGTTTCATCTTCTCGGCGGCGCTTTCTCCCAGGTCGGTCAGTTTTTCCCGCACCTCGCGGCCCGGTTTCGGGGTCAGGAGAAGCGCGGCTGCAGCGCCGATGACGGCGCCGGATACAAAGGCAATGACGGCGGCTGCGGCATTATCGTTGTTGGTGGACATGACAGGCTCCTTTATGGCGTAGCATGGTGGTCGCTAAAGTGTTGATGAACTGGCTCTATATCTAGCACAGCAGGCAATGCAACATAAAGCAAAATTTTCCGGGAGGCGTGAAAAATCCTCCCGGTTGAATGCCGCTCCGCAAGCCCGGCTCCGGGCGTTCTCGCGGGCTCTTGGTCATAGCGTCCGCGCCAGGTGTCTTCTCACCATATCCTCGAAATCCGTGTCGCGGTTGCCGGTGTAGACCAGAGACGAACCGATCTCGGCGGCGAGGATGGCGCATAGGTATTTGCGGGGCAGATTTCTGACGCGCTTCCGAAAGGCCGGCGTCTCCCGCAGGAGCCGCGGCAGATGGTTGAAGATCGCCTGTCGGAAGGGGTGCTGCAGGCAGAGTTCCGGCCGTGCGGAAAAGAATTCGAATAGCCGGGTATAGAAGCTGTTGATGTTGATGCTGATGGTATCGGAAATCTCGGTGTACGGAAGGCTGTCGCCGGATTCCCGCCGGCGTCGCAGGATCAGGCGTGCTTCGTCCTCGGTCCGTTTCTCCAGGATGGCCAGTACGTCCTTAACATACTCCTCCTTGTGCTCCAGGAATTCCTGTTCGGAGAGGAGCAGGTTGGCTATGATCTCGTAGGAGGACGATATGACGCCGCACTTGTTGGCCGCAGCATCGCGCATGATTACCACGCCGCTCTTCTGGAGCTGGGTCCTGGCTTCGGGAGTGATGAACGAGTTGGCCCCCTCCACGACTACGGGGGCCGAAGGGGTCCCCTTGTCGTCGAGGTATGAACGCCAGTTCTGGCCGTCGATGGTTTCGGGGCGGCCTCCGGCGGGGATGAAGAGATCCGCCTTGACCGTAAAGACCAGGCTGTTGTACTCGCGATAGAAGTCGTCAACCTCCAGCCATTCCTCCACGAGCCCGTCCGCCCCCCGGACCACCTTGCGGTGCGTTTCTTTCAGCCCCTCCACACGCCTGCCGGTGCGGTAGATGATGAAGCCTCCTTCTCCCAGGGCATCGGGGCTGAAGGCGTCCAGATCGTGGGCCAGCACGATGCGCTGCAACTCTCCGCGGTCGATGCCGCTGGGATCGTAGAGGGCGGCGGTGCCGTCCAGTATCAGGCGCACCTGCATGAGCGGGCAGCGTTCCAGCATGATGCGCAGGGCATTTCCGGCAACGTCCCCGTTGGGCCCGCCGGTCATCTTGAGTGAGAAAGAATCCTTGTGGATGTCTATTCCGGCCGTTTCGGCCATGGTGATCTCGGCAAATTTGACCACGCCGGTGGAGGTGACCCCGTACTCCTTGTGGTTGATGCCGACCCGCTTGCTGGACATGATACCGATGCCGAGGATGTAACCCCGCTTCCTGGACAGGCTGGCTATGGCCTCGATCATGCCGTCGTGCATATTCTCGTCCGGGCCGATCTCGATCGGCTCGTCGTCGCCGTAATAGTCCACCACGCGCGGGTCCCTGGCCCGGCCCTGCTCGGTCACGAAGATGTCCAGGAAGGCGTTGGCGATGCCGTATTGCAACTTGTACAGGCGGCTGTTCTCCGCTTCGCCGCCCGCCTGCTCCAGGTCGGAGGCATCCAGTACCAGGGTCATCTTGGAGCCACCCTCGTAGATGTCCTTGTTCTTGAAGTGCTGCGTGTTGGCCAGGACATACACCTCTCGGAAGAGGGTGTTGGCGGCGGTGATGTAGTCGTCGGCGCTGCGGGCGATGACCGTGCGCCAACCACCACGGGCGATGTCCGAGAAGCCCACATGGTAGCCGGCGCCGTAACGGCTGAAAAAGAACGTCACCCGGAAGGGGAGCGCCTCGGGCAGATCGGCGGTGAACTCGTGCCCCATCTCGCGCAGGTAGGTGGGGTCGAGGCGGAAGGCCAGGGCCTGTTTGGCCACCACGAAGAAGTTGGTCTTGAGGGTATGGGTGACCAGCAGCAGGCAGCAGCGGTAGACGGCCCGGCGGATGTCGTCCAGCCAGCGGTGGCCGGTGTTGTACTCCTGGGCCGCCGCTTGCGTCTCGGCCAGAAGGTTGTTGTAGACGGCCTCCCGCCCGGCCAGGTCGGGATCGAAGCGCGCCCTGAACAGGCCGATGAATCGTTGGGCCATCTCTGGATGGTCATAGAAGGCTTTCTCCACATCCTCCAATCCGAAGCGGTCCGGCTGACTGTGGGCCAGACTGGTATGGCAGAAGGCGATGAAGGCGTTGACCAGGGCGGCGTCCTCGCCCGACATCTGGCCCTCGGTGACGTAGTCGCGGTAGGCGGGCGAGGAGGTGGCGATGATCTGGGTGGTGCACAGCTCACGCGTCAGGCGTGCGGCCAGATCGCTGTCCGGCGACAGGGGTGCGCCTTGGCGGCTGATCACGAAGAAGGCCCCCAGGAAGTAGGGATGGATCCCGTTGGAGATGGTCTGGCAGTATGCCCTGCGGATGCCCACATCCAGGCGATTGAAGACCTCCAGCACCTGGAGCAGGAATTCGTCCTGGGGCGGATTGCCCACGGCGAACAGGACCCTGGTCTCCGGTCGCCCGTCGCGCACGACCTCGCAGATGTCGAGGAACAGGCCGCCCGAGGCGTTACCCCGCTCGAAGAGCCAGATCAGCCAGGCAAGCCGCGACGGAGGCGATATGCGGATCAGATTCTCGTCGTTCAGCCAGAGGATCTTCAACAGGTGGTCGAGTTTTT
Encoded proteins:
- a CDS encoding OmpA family protein, yielding MKKSLALVVAGLMAVLATTASAGNKEGTFSLSPVIGGYTYDGVQHLDTAPVVGARLGYNFTKAFGVEGLFDYAHTESTQSENKFDMYRYGGELLYHFFPDNTLVPYVAAGYAGLNFNDYKPKGAFDYGAGVKYFLTDNFALRGDVRHILFKSGGSDSKTLNNVEYTIGAYIPFGGTAPVVKAVEAPAAPAPAPEPPKAAEPPPAAPVPVTPTSTLTIAPASITKGQPATLSWTSRNATACDIQPGIGPVQAQGSMNITPADNTDYTLTCTGEGGSATSAAKIAVIAPVVVAPKPVAKLCSPTTLEIQFDTAKSDIKPKYHEELKKVGDFLNENPGAKGVIEGHTDNVGSLKMNMSLSQRRAESVRNYIIKNFKIAPERIGAKGYGPTKPVADNKSAAGKQKNRRIDANFTCDAK
- a CDS encoding NAD-glutamate dehydrogenase domain-containing protein translates to MNLPAVIRRSAKARHEVSAQNADWLQQHMSPYFFHAMADEEDALVLLAREMGRLRDNRSLILTDREKRLVMACVNQPGSLYETLRRIGEQEISYAMFSHSNAPMPGMAHELEVQRFEFDRRHSHEIDLHQEVEIPPALTRRLRAELRRTFPGFDLKKLDHLLKILWLNDENLIRISPPSRLAWLIWLFERGNASGGLFLDICEVVRDGRPETRVLFAVGNPPQDEFLLQVLEVFNRLDVGIRRAYCQTISNGIHPYFLGAFFVISRQGAPLSPDSDLAARLTRELCTTQIIATSSPAYRDYVTEGQMSGEDAALVNAFIAFCHTSLAHSQPDRFGLEDVEKAFYDHPEMAQRFIGLFRARFDPDLAGREAVYNNLLAETQAAAQEYNTGHRWLDDIRRAVYRCCLLLVTHTLKTNFFVVAKQALAFRLDPTYLREMGHEFTADLPEALPFRVTFFFSRYGAGYHVGFSDIARGGWRTVIARSADDYITAANTLFREVYVLANTQHFKNKDIYEGGSKMTLVLDASDLEQAGGEAENSRLYKLQYGIANAFLDIFVTEQGRARDPRVVDYYGDDEPIEIGPDENMHDGMIEAIASLSRKRGYILGIGIMSSKRVGINHKEYGVTSTGVVKFAEITMAETAGIDIHKDSFSLKMTGGPNGDVAGNALRIMLERCPLMQVRLILDGTAALYDPSGIDRGELQRIVLAHDLDAFSPDALGEGGFIIYRTGRRVEGLKETHRKVVRGADGLVEEWLEVDDFYREYNSLVFTVKADLFIPAGGRPETIDGQNWRSYLDDKGTPSAPVVVEGANSFITPEARTQLQKSGVVIMRDAAANKCGVISSSYEIIANLLLSEQEFLEHKEEYVKDVLAILEKRTEDEARLILRRRRESGDSLPYTEISDTISININSFYTRLFEFFSARPELCLQHPFRQAIFNHLPRLLRETPAFRKRVRNLPRKYLCAILAAEIGSSLVYTGNRDTDFEDMVRRHLARTL
- the larA gene encoding nickel-dependent lactate racemase, translating into MELKYGSTSFPLLLPQERLAGVIEPALPLPDQSPEEIITTALDGCESVMASFAPDDRVVIVTSDITRYTGSEVYLPLLVERLNRRGIPDRNIEILIALGIHRKQTPHEHEKILGPLHGRIKVTDHDCDDQASLVTVGKTSANIEVSINRRAAEADRLILTGVIGFHYFAGFGGGRKAVLPGIASRQACMASHFSVLNPQPGSGKNPSATTGNLEGNPVHQAMVEACAMVAPDLLLNTILSLEKRVIAAFAGSWREAHEQGCRSYRELFSCPIANKADLVVVSCGGFPKDINLIQAHKSMEYASQALKESGVMILLAECRDGFGHATFFNWFRHRTLDQFEAALRAQYEINGQTAYSLFHKAQRFSIILVSRFPNHQVEEMGMLPAPSLEDALVKAETLLQSSWRALVMPEGGSVLPVATS
- a CDS encoding YtxH domain-containing protein, with protein sequence MSTNNDNAAAAVIAFVSGAVIGAAAALLLTPKPGREVREKLTDLGESAAEKMKRLAREAKFKVAPKTKGGDYQYDGGDAWI
- a CDS encoding OmpA family protein, with translation MKKSLALVVAGLMAVLATTASAGNKEGTFSLSPVIGGYTYDGVQHLDTAPVVGARLGYNFTKAFGVEGLFDYAHTESTQSENKFDMYRYGGELLYHFFPDNTLVPYVAAGYAGLNFNDYKPKGAFDYGAGVKYFLTDNFALRGDVRHILFKSGGSDSKTLNNVEYTIGAYIPFGGTAPVVKAVEAPAAPEPVVAPAPAPEEAPLEEIPAAEPTPGHYKYCVTLHIEFDIDKTAIRPEYHDEVAKVGDFMKKYPATTAVIEGHTDNVGTPEHNLDLSRRRAENIVNYLVEKFGIERSRLTAKGYGSTRPVADNATEEGKQKNRRIEAIIDCAFDVKEVHPPERLCMSLQMEFDTGKADIKPMYHDEIAKVGEYMKKYPTTTAVIEGHTDNVGGYEYNMKLSRERAENVVNYLVENFGIDRSRLTAKGYGYTRRIAYNNTAEGRQKNRRIDAVIDCVIKK